A window from Toxoplasma gondii ME49 chromosome IX, whole genome shotgun sequence encodes these proteins:
- a CDS encoding hypothetical protein (encoded by transcript TGME49_266372), which translates to MPAWRVACAGRRGRQQETQGDERAETEDRQRRERMFEDRGKKKRAKTVSWEKCSRQLLSLEQQMTESESFFEQRRCDDKQDYQEEGSDAVSEVYIHPSSHLRQLPSRVASPLSLCPSSTSRSSSPSSLTSTPSAFPESSSLFSSNRSAHSAAPLSSSSRPLSPSSHWRSPTNCYPHPSVSSVSSLSSPPPFSSPSVSAVHSPSSLLSRTLALLLLLFSASPLPPSACLASSPLHVWQAFSASISPRCGVGPAVSLSSFPAFSSLRRRCRRVSSGSCASPVESPSETHAPVNFVSPFHKSFSPPQPFRWWLATPGRRKSLLFCSFLFSPHTLVSPCSPLLSLSSSSIFSPFSPFSPFSLLSFPTPPPQFSSVSPSTSSPLPASLQRSQTHTEETAHAKRPRGQRNFGFTRIRCLGKAFARAVHTPGTSPLHSLARKSEAEQQQSGGLQATFFNSLFSFGTRAGEGREAQKAREASEEESEESAAEPENAPTAERAAEGGQAEEELPGRRLTRGKGRQQTKQKSREESQEKARDGSESKSGKNFGETSREKARRNYAEKSEGKPDKMSRDKAEKTSEKTSAEKAAEKECGSRGEQKGAGTNVETTEEKSEKTENRLQGDTSESTEPGERKRRKPWNYGRPWTEEIRLKIAARTRLAMQRLKSERAATKTDDGEAISRTPSAAKRAPLSSAARLKLSERLRARWRDPEARLKLLQLGRERTQSEATRAAIAESVRRKWREDPGYAERVREGHAKVNAAGEKRKKISETLKRLWRDEAFRHRMRTTRRPYTEERRRALSAKITAMWAERTDYRSRTVDAIRSRFDRLKVESFTRRLGAGKIPTQRVFSHFAANTPAGGPHAPDLFSILGVKQAKLFPLQPPHSQRQEFWQRMYQKLLSAEQDESAGSPTDENRGSQEPRKEE; encoded by the exons ATGCCAGCATGGAGAGTTGCTTGTGCAGGCAGGCGAGGGCGCCAACAGGAGACACAAGGGgacgaaagagcagagacagaagatcGACAGCGGCGTGAGAGGATGTTCGAAGACCGAGGTAAAAAAAAACGCGCAAAGACGGTTTCCTGGGAGAAGTGCTCTCGCCAACTTCTCTCACTCGAACAACAGATGACAGAATCAGAGAGCTTTTTCGAGCAGAGGCGGTGTGACGACAAGCAGGATTAtcaggaagaaggcagtgaTGCCGTCtctgaggtgtacatacaccctTCCTCGCATCTTCGTCAGCTTCCGTCTCGTGTAGCGTCGCCTCTTTCGCTGTGTCCTTCGTCTACATCCCGGTCTTCTTCACCCTCTTCTTTGACTTCAACGCCCTCTGCATTTCCCgaatcttcttctctcttttcttccaaTCGCTCTGCCCAttctgctgcgcctctctcttcatcgtCGAGGCCTTTGTCACCATCCTCACACTGGCGTTCGCCCACCAACTGTTATCCTCAtccgtctgtctcgtctgtttcctctctctcgtctcctcctcctttctcttctccgtctgtctctgcggttcattctccctcgtctcttctgtctcgcacCCTTGctctgttgcttctcctcttttccgcgtcgcctcttcctccctcagCCTGTctggcgtcttctcctttacATGTATGGCAAGCCTTTTCAGCCTCCATCTCTCCACGTTGTGGAGTAGgtccagctgtctccttgtcttccttccccgccttttcttctctgcgaagAAGGTGCCGGCGAGTCTCCTCAGGCAGCTGCGCGTCGCCTGTCGAGTCTCCATCGGAGACACACGCCCCAGTGAatttcgtttctccgtttcacaagtccttctcccctccacAGCCTTTCCGGTGGTGGCTGGCAACGCCCGGACGACGCAAaagtcttctcttctgttcgtttctcttctctccccatACCTTGGTCTCTCCatgctctcctcttctttctctctcttcctcttctatcttctctcctttctctcctttctctcctttctctctgctttcgttCCCGACTCCCCCTCCTCAGTTCTCGTCCGTTTCCCCCTCcacctcttcgcctctgcctgcgtctctccagagaagccagactcacacagaggagaccgcgcatgcaaagagaccgagagggcagagaaacTTTGGCTTCACCCGCATTCGATGTCTCGGCAAGGCCTTCGCTCGAGCTGTGCATACACCGGGGACATCCCCGCTGCACTCtctggcgaggaagagcgaagccGAGCAGCAACAGAGCGGCGGATTGCAAGCGACGTTCTTcaactctctcttctccttcgggaCTCGAGCGGgtgaaggcagagaagcgcagaaagcgagggaggcgtctgaagaagaatCCGAAGAATCGGCAGCGGAGCCGGAGAACGCACCAACAGCGGAGCGGGCGGCAGAGGGAGGgcaggcagaggaggagcTTCCGGGGAGGCGGCTGACGCGAGGCAAAGGCCGACAgcaaacgaaacagaaaTCGAGAGAGGAATCtcaagagaaggcgagggatgGATCTGAATCGAAGTCTGGAAAGAACTTTGGGGAAACGTctagagaaaaagcgaggcgAAACTATGCAGAGAAGTCCGAAGGCAAACCTGACAAGATGTCCAGAGACAAAGCTGAAAAAACGTCTGAAAAGACAtcggcagagaaggcggcagagaaagagtgTGGATCTcgaggagagcagaaaggtGCAGGGACGAATGTCGAGACGactgaggagaagagcgagaaaacagagaatcGCTTGCAAGGAGACACCAGTGAATCAACGGAGCCTGGAGAGcgcaaaagaaggaaaccgtGGAACTACGGACGGCCATGGACGGAGGAGATTCGACTGAAGATAGCAGCGCG GACGCGCCTGGCGATGCAGCGCCtcaagagcgagagagcggcgacgaagacggatGACGGAGAGGCGATCAGTCGAACGCCATCTGCAGCTAAACGG gcgcctctctcttctgcagcgaGACTGAAACTCTCTGAGCGCCTCCGTGCTCGGTGGCGGGACCCTGAGGCTCGACTCAAGCTTCTTCAACTCGGCAGAGAG CGAACCCAGTCCGAAGCGACGCGCGCCGCGATCGCTGAGAGCGTTCGGCGGAAATGGCGAGAAGACCCAGGATATGCAGAGCGAGTGCGCGAAGGTCATGCAAAG GTGAATGCTgccggagagaaacgaaaaaaaatcTCGGAGACTCTTAAGCGTCTG TGGAGAGATGAAGCGTTTCGTCACCGCATGCGAACAACGCGCCGCCCGTACACAGAGGAACGTCGTCGTGCTCTGAGTGCGAAAATCAC GGCGATGTGGGCAGAGCGAACCGACTACCGCAGTCGGACAGTGGACGCAATTCGCTCGCGCTTTGATCGCCTCAAAGTAGAGAGTTTTACGCGGAGACTGGGAGCTGGAAAAATCCCCACAcaacgcgttttctcgcaCTTTGCTGCAAACACTCCTGCT GGAGGACCTCATGCACCCGACCTGTTTAGTATTTTAGGTGTGAAGCAA GCAAAGCTCTTCCCGCTGCAGCCGCCGCACTCGCAGCGTCAAGAGTTTTGGCAACGCATGTACCAGAAACTGCTGAGCGCAGAGCAGGACGAATCCGCTGGAAGTCCGACAGACGAGAATCGAGGAAGCCAAGAGCCAAGAAAGGAAGAGTAA
- a CDS encoding hypothetical protein (encoded by transcript TGME49_266368), whose protein sequence is MPTCENHPFQTKHARNLEMVGFPPHSQRPKFPHASNSRRRAALSSSLSDSIRPSPRQTETRGLCPAREFDASSTRAKRLPKRRFSSAENADFPLHRQGRPGAIWVRELLALFTLHETLVKL, encoded by the exons ATGCCCACGTGTGAGAATCACCCTTTCCAAACGAAACACGCGAGAAATCTCGAGATGGTCGGTTTTCCCCCCCACTCACAGCGACCGAAGTTCCCCCACGCAAGCAACTCGCGTCGACGCGCTGCGCTAtccagttctctctcggATTCGATACGTCCGTCTCCGAGGCAAACCGAAACTCGAGGACTCTGCCCTGCTAGGGAGTTTGACGCCTCGTCCACGCGCGCGAAACGCCTCCCGAAacgccgcttctcctctgccgaAAACGCCGATTTCCCTCTCCACCGACAAGGCCGACCCGGCGCAATATGGGTCCGCGAACTTCTCGCGCTTTTCACACTGCACG agacactcgTGAAACTGTGA
- a CDS encoding BT1 family protein (encoded by transcript TGME49_266366~Predicted trans-membrane domain (TMHMM2.0):196-219:243-266:272-295:298-318:337-360:369-389:408-431:434-457:465-485:499-522:533-556) — MSLSCCLSANPVAALAATCFGRGRSASCRGGSEARLRMRYCTCSQASSESCQEASGNSMLSAESKGESEKHPGLLRSCLGSMFQGKKSAGQALPSVSTADVEEGDSLHGVAAGAETVGESSAESTSSRPNVCASCGGVVASAGETLILVPPLEIDNEEECVDEQRRKKTCQETCFDRVEYINPMNLFRFAARVRRHVGSPFFLLLLSVFGGVRGILYGLTHRSLLPYLKSIGQDAATYQGIDALGTVIWGMMGVVGTVSDSIPLGGYHKRYYMLVANIVGVCGVALLACCPAHLVAENVWIVGLAMFLICTQMSTLVLMCSGKYSEMMEKNPEMKADIVTFVFMCWMVGNLVGTSIVGPISDAVGTQPLYYLALPIAAQSVIPIVFGFLPEEKVKFRVLTNKLLGHKRFFLMALAIGVAATGVVAITMAFPGSSVVMIPYCSLVSVVLIVLCLLCLPPKLAKCNMYLFFWGLFNVSVSGALDYFYTASPKCLPDGPHFDYTYYATYISVVSTLANWAGIWVFHSFLSDWTFRHVFWLSIAVRAVASLFDYIMVLRLNVYIGIPDKFMYLFGDAIILNLVNTLNHMPGYILTSRLCPSGLESTAYAVMDGMSHLGWNFSKQFGVFATELAGIETGENSPGGCDFTNLGNLTLITQFALPLLAIPLSFLLLPNSSMSERVRQDLHEAVDADKTDEGKNNRELNRVISESTRCSATDRGSTTTSVAETVTPPTGVCTPGGASAVSENGEGVSLEVEDDNLFFKPTGGDGLQDDADAPRRSYGGSSHDRRMRFVRIRRGEADMLTVSQSSSEVEAVVDDGEAKAPPSKAIEGGCSEGGHWSRGLREHRHVEGSQRGGAPPRVRSFGHPRSRSTASKATAGDEGMDGKGCIKARQEREISGSGRCAYWAVSGGEDSLRVEAAWRSEVVRPQPPNSPGIFACSSPLSGEKAEEDGEGMLPLGLRRGGSYFLAKGGILDFACDHEVGADSPTNSALPVFSE; from the coding sequence atgtctctctcctgctgcttGTCGGCGAATCCGGTGGCGGCCCTGGCAGCCACCTGCTTCGGTCGAGGCAGAAGCGCGAGCTGTCGAGGCGGCTCCGAGGCGCGCCTACGCATGCGGTACTGTACCTGCTCGCAGGCGTCTTCGGAGAGCTGTCAGGAAGCGTCAGGCAACTCCATGTTGAGCGCAGAGAGCAAGGGAGAGTCAGAGAAGCATCCCGGCCTTCTGCGGTCGTGTCTGGGATCAATGTTTCAGGGGAAGAAGTCGGCGGGCCAAGCGCTGCCGTCGGTCAGCACTGCCGACGTGGAAGAGGGCGACAGCCTGCATGGAGTCGCGGCGGGAGCGGAGACTGTGGGAGAGAGTTCCGCGGAGTCGACGTCGAGTCGACCGAACGTCTGTGCTTCGTGTGGCGGCGTAGTCGCGTCGGCGGGGGAGACGCTGATCCTGGTGCCGCCGCTGGAGATCGACAACGAGGAGGAGTGCGTCGACGAGCAGCGGCGGAAAAAGACTTGTCAGGAGACTTGCTTCGACCGCGTCGAGTACATCAACCCTATGAATTTGTTTCGGTTTGCGGCGCGCGTCCGGCGTCACGTGGGCAGTCCGTTTttcttgctgcttctctccgttttcggcGGAGTCCGAGGCATTCTGTACGGTCTCACGCACCGTTCGCTCTTGCCGTACTTGAAGAGCATCGGCCAAGACGCGGCGACGTATCAGGGGATAGACGCCCTGGGGACCGTGATCTGGGGAATGATGGGTGTAGTCGGCACCGTCAGCGATTCCATTCCCCTTGGCGGATATCACAAGCGGTACTACATGCTGGTCGCCAACATCGTCGGAGTATGCGGTGTGGCGTTGTTGGCCTGCTGCCCCGCGCACTTGGTTGCGGAGAACGTCTGGATCGTCGGCCTGGCCATGTTCCTGATCTGCACACAGATGAGTACGCTGGTGCTCATGTGCTCGGGCAAGTACAGCGAGATGATGGAGAAGAATCCGGAGATGAAGGCCGACATCGTGACCTTCGTCTTCATGTGTTGGATGGTCGGAAATTTGGTCGGAACGTCGATCGTGGGACCGATCTCGGACGCAGTGGGGACGCAGCCGCTGTACTACCTGGCGCTGCCAATAGCGGCGCAGTCGGTGATCCCCATTGTTTTTGGCTTCTTGCCCGAGGAGAAAGTCAAGTTCCGCGTCCTCACAAACAAGCTGCTGGGTCACAAACGGTTTTTTCTCATGGCACTCGCGATCGGTGTGGCGGCCACAGGTGTGGTTGCCATCACCATGGCGTTTCCAGGTTCCAGCGTCGTCATGATTCCCTACTgctccctcgtctccgtcgtcctcATCGTGCTCTGTCTGCTGTGTTTGCCGCCGAAACTCGCAAAATGCAACATgtatctcttcttctgggggCTGTTCaacgtctctgtctcgggcGCGCTCGACTACTTCTACACGGCGAGTCCGAAGTGTCTCCCGGACGGCCCACACTTTGACTACACTTACTACGCGACGTACATCTCCGTTGTGAGTACGCTGGCGAACTGGGCGGGCATCTGGGTCTTCCactccttcctctcggacTGGACCTTCAGGCACGTTTTCTGGCTGTCGATTGCGGTCCGCGCGgtcgcctcgctcttcgaCTACATCATGGTGCTGCGACTGAACGTGTACATTGGCATTCCCGACAAGTTCATGTACCTCTTTGGTGACGCCATCATCCTCAACCTGGTCAACACTCTGAACCACATGCCGGGGTACATCCTCACTTCGCGGCTCTGCCCCAGTGGCCTGGAGAGCACGGCCTACGCCGTGATGGACGGCATGTCGCATCTGGGCTGGAACTTCTCCAAGCAGTTTGGCGTCTTCGCCACCGAGCTCGCGGGCATCGAGACCGGCGAAAACAGTCCCGGCGGCTGCGACTTCACGAACCTCGGGAACCTGACGCTGATCACGCAGTTCGCGCTCCCGCTTCTCGCCATCCCGCTGTCGTTCCTTTTGCTGCCGAACTCGTCGATGTCTGAGCGCGTGCGTCAGGACCTCCACGAAGCCGTCGACGCGGACAAGACTGACGAAGGCAAAAACAACCGAGAACTGAACCGAGTCATCAGCGAAAGCACCCGGTGTTCCGCCACGGACCGCGGCAGCACCACGACCAGTGTCGCGGAAACGGTGACTCCGCCGacaggtgtatgtacaccagGCGGCGCGAGTGCCGTGAGCGAGAACGGCGAAGGCGTCTCGCTGGAGGTTGAGGACGACAACTTATTTTTCAAGCCGACAGGCGGGGACGGCCTGCAAGACGACGCCGACGCACCCCGCAGGAGCTACGGCGGCTCCTCCCATGACCGCCGCATGCGTTTTGTGCGCATTCGACGCGGCGAGGCAGACATGCTAACTGTGTCTCAGTCGTCTTCCGAGGTGGAGGCGGTGGTCGACGATGGAGAGGCCAAGGCGCCGCCGTCGAAAGCCATCGAGGGAGGTTGTTCAGAAGGTGGGCACTGGTCTCGCGGCCTCCGGGAGCACCGCCATGTGGAGGGATCGCAGCGAGGCGGAGCGCCGCCGCGCGTGCGGTCTTTCGGGCACCCTCGTTCTCGGTCGACTGCGTCAAAAGCCACTGCCGGTGATGAGGGAATGGACGGGAAGGGATGCATCAAAGCGCgtcaggagagagaaatctCGGGGAGCGGTCGGTGCGCGTACTGGGCGGTGTCGGGAGGTGAAGACAGCCTGCGAGTGGAGGCGGCCTGGCGTTCCGAGGTGGTGAGGCCGCAGCCGCCGAACAGCCCAGGTATCTTCGCCTGCAGTTCACCGCTTTCTGGGGAgaaagccgaagaagacggggaggGAATGTTGCCTCTGGGCCTCAGACGTGGAGGCAGTTACTTTCTCGCGAAGGGAGGCATTCTTGATTTCGCTTGCGACCATGAAGTCGGCGCGGACTCGCCGACGAACAGCGCGTTGCCTGTCTTCAGTGAGTGA
- a CDS encoding hypothetical protein (encoded by transcript TGME49_266360~Signal peptide predicted by SignalP 2.0 HMM (probability 0.543) with cleavage site probability 0.418 at residue 21) codes for MRRLPSCLVLGEINLLSTTSGFSGPGALPLTRGVLCTPPIHRRRAPDYSYHFYRACYRETGGQRPGRVLPVGWVTGAEATRIVGRNSESETEALTRRKPAFPRARSLPQPGIWEADSPLDTRGIDSKDSIGFVAPPFLLFFTCSPGSLAHAPQSAMCLQSIPSSTQLPALCSPYQALCGPRVATPADRDSVNVFRFPKKGDIRGRLTCCSNQTRSVLYRELSGLASKSASPGSALGSFGNPITHSLGGFAAQGSRRGFAHRSWQTNKRLRSYKAKRRKRYIRRGETLLRVS; via the coding sequence ATGAGACGGTTACCATCATGTCTTGTTCTCGGAGAGATTAATCTCCTTTCTACGACGTCCGGGTTCTCCGGCCCCGGAGCTCTGCCGCTCACTCGCGGAGTGTTGTGCACTCCGCCTATCCATAGACGAAGGGCACCCGATTACTCCTATCACTTCTATCGAGCATGCTACAGAGAAACGGGAGGACAGAGACCCGGGCGGGTACTCCCAGTGGGATGGGTGACCGGAGCTGAGGCTACTCGGATCGTTGGACGGAACTCCGAGTCAGAGACGGAGGCACTGACAAGAAGGAAGCCTGCCTTTCCTAGAGCGCGGTCCTTGCCACAGCCAGGCATATGGGAAGCTGATTCTCCACTTGACACGCGCGGAATCGACTCTAAGGACTCGATAGGGTTTGTCGCTCCGCCGTTTCTTTTATTTTTTACCTGTTCACCGGGTTCACTCGCTCACGCTCCTCAAAGCGCGATGTGCCTACAAAGCATTCCTAGCTCCACTCAGCTGCCTGCACTGTGTAGTCCTTACCAAGCCCTCTGCGGGCCAAGGGTGGCCACTCCAGCTGATAGAGACAGTGTGAATGTATTTCGGTTTCCAAAGAAAGGGGATATACGGGGTCGTCTCACTTGTTGCTCAAATCAGACGAGGTCAGTTCTGTACAGAGAATTGTCTGGGTTGGCCAGTAAATCGGCGTCCCCTGGGAGCGCACTTGGTTCTTTCGGAAATCCCATCACCCACAGTCTGGGTGGATTTGCTGCTCAAGGAAGTAGACGTGGTTTCGCGCATCGGTCCTGGCAAACAAACAAACGACTCCGGTCCTATaaagcaaagagaaggaagcggtACATTCGACGAGGCGAAACGCTTCTTCGGGTCAGCTAG